A genomic stretch from Hypnocyclicus thermotrophus includes:
- a CDS encoding ABC transporter ATP-binding protein: MNNHILKLENIHKYYFENKNKLHILNNLNLEIKSGEFISILGKSGSGKTTLLNILGLLDAVNSGALYYDGININELNEQEKNITRNKYLGFVFQFHYLLPEFTALENVTLPCFVQNKNLKNINSIKKRASELLEILELKDRLNHKPSMLSGGEKQRVAVARALINNPKVLLADEPTGNLDEETSEHINSLFKKINTEFNQTIIVVTHSSELANVSQKRYHLKKGALVLK, encoded by the coding sequence ATGAATAATCACATTCTTAAACTTGAAAATATACATAAATATTATTTTGAAAATAAAAATAAACTTCATATACTTAATAATCTAAATTTAGAAATAAAATCTGGTGAATTTATAAGTATTTTAGGAAAATCCGGTTCTGGAAAAACAACACTTTTAAATATTTTAGGCCTTTTAGATGCAGTTAATAGCGGCGCTTTATACTATGATGGTATAAATATCAATGAGCTTAATGAGCAAGAAAAAAATATTACACGTAATAAATATCTTGGTTTTGTTTTCCAATTTCACTATCTTTTACCTGAATTTACTGCTCTTGAAAATGTTACTTTGCCTTGTTTTGTCCAAAATAAAAATTTAAAAAATATTAACAGCATAAAAAAAAGAGCTAGCGAATTATTAGAAATATTAGAATTAAAAGATAGATTAAATCATAAACCCTCTATGCTTTCTGGTGGTGAAAAACAACGAGTTGCTGTAGCAAGAGCTCTTATTAATAATCCAAAAGTACTTCTTGCTGATGAACCTACTGGAAATCTTGATGAAGAAACAAGTGAGCATATTAACTCTTTATTTAAAAAAATTAATACTGAATTTAATCAAACAATTATTGTTGTAACTCATAGTTCAGAGCTTGCAAATGTTTCTCAAAAAAGGTATCATTTAAAAAAAGGAGCTTTAGTTTTAAAGTAA
- the hpf gene encoding ribosome hibernation-promoting factor, HPF/YfiA family → MRIIISGKHLEITEAIRDYAEKKVGKLKKYFDNIIEVDITLSVENTKSEGEKHIADVLIFANGTKLKAEAADKNLYASIDEVIDILENQITKYKEKLRDNKHKHSEKFTLKKANRIFTEEEEKININGELKKIISTKVSTTKPMSVEEAILQMEALETSFYLFLNHETDELNIVYKRDDGDYGHVEPDWN, encoded by the coding sequence ATGAGAATTATCATAAGTGGAAAACACCTTGAAATCACAGAAGCAATTAGAGACTATGCAGAAAAAAAAGTTGGAAAACTAAAAAAATACTTTGATAATATTATCGAAGTAGATATCACATTATCAGTGGAAAACACTAAATCAGAAGGGGAAAAACATATTGCAGATGTTTTAATATTTGCAAATGGTACAAAGTTAAAAGCTGAAGCAGCTGACAAAAATCTCTATGCTTCAATAGATGAGGTTATTGATATTTTAGAAAATCAAATAACTAAATATAAAGAAAAATTAAGAGATAATAAACACAAACATAGCGAGAAATTTACTTTAAAAAAAGCAAATCGAATTTTTACTGAAGAAGAAGAAAAAATAAATATAAACGGAGAATTAAAAAAAATAATCTCTACAAAAGTTTCTACAACTAAACCAATGAGTGTTGAAGAAGCTATATTACAAATGGAAGCTCTTGAAACATCTTTTTATTTATTCTTAAATCATGAAACTGATGAATTAAATATAGTTTATAAGAGAGATGATGGTGATTACGGTCACGTAGAACCTGATTGGAATTAA
- a CDS encoding ATP-binding protein: protein MLLKSFFINSEYKDIKYCREEIKKISKKYDFFEEFHSYIELALGEALTNVIKHGQKKLIEKPGININVFLENNSILLDISFEGEIIDENILNKGKHLNDSLNINTLSESGRGIFLIHTLMDEVEYYQENDLVKIKMKKFLKKNEK from the coding sequence ATGCTTTTAAAATCATTTTTTATAAATTCTGAATACAAAGACATAAAATATTGTAGAGAAGAAATTAAAAAAATCTCAAAAAAATACGATTTTTTTGAAGAATTTCATTCTTATATTGAATTAGCTTTAGGAGAAGCTTTAACAAATGTTATAAAACATGGTCAAAAAAAACTTATAGAAAAACCTGGCATTAATATTAATGTTTTTTTAGAAAATAATTCTATTCTACTAGATATATCTTTCGAAGGGGAAATAATTGATGAAAATATTTTAAATAAAGGGAAACATTTAAATGATTCTTTAAATATAAATACACTTTCAGAGTCTGGAAGAGGAATCTTTTTAATTCATACCTTGATGGATGAAGTTGAATATTACCAAGAAAATGATTTAGTGAAAATAAAAATGAAAAAATTTTTAAAAAAAAATGAAAAATAA